The genomic DNA ACTCGCGACCTCCTCGAAACATCCTTTGCTCAATATCAGGCCGACGGTACCGTTGTTCGTCTCGCTCAGCACGCCCGTGCGCTCGAAGAACGCGAACGGGAACTCGCTGCGAAGATCCACTGCGATCACGGTGATGCACGCGAATACTTCGAGCTGCGTGATCGCCTCTCACGTGTGCAGAAGGAATCTGCGAAAACCCGGATCGCCGACGCACGCGAAGAGGCGCGCTCCGTCCTCGTCAATGCGCGTCCCGGCGACATTCTTGCTTACGGCCGCGGGCGAAAAATCACCTACGCTGTTTTTGCCTACATGACTGAAACTGCCTCCGGACGACGCATCCCACAGGTCATCGGGACAGACGGAAAATGGCATGCTCTTGACTCACGCGACGCTCCCGGGGGCATGCAGGTTGTCGGTCATATGACGATTGCCGGTGGGTCAGCACTTCGGCGACATAAGGAACGCATTCGCATCGGCGATGAGCTACACCACAGGGTGCGATCAGGAACCCTCGACACACCTCGGCGACGTTCAGATGGCCAGCTCAACGACAGGGGGAGCGGGGGAGAAGACGAAGAAGCGACGCTGCAAACCGCAATCCGTCATCATGGAGTTCACCGCTGCCCAGAAAGAGAAAGCCACGCTCGCGCCGGACACCAGTGGGCACGGGTCCACCGCGAACGTGAGAAAGTCCTTGAACAGGTCAACAACTACACGCATACGATCGCTCAGGAATTCGACCGTGTGTGTCAGGTGCTTGAAGAGCTCGAATTTCTCAGCGGTGAGACCGTGACCGATAAGGGACAACAGCTCCGTCGTGTCTTCGGCGAGCGCGATCTCATCACGATGGAAGCTGTGACATCCGGGGCATGGGACACGCTTTCACCAGCTGAACTGGCCGCCGTTATCTCCGGATGCGTCTACGAATCCCGCGCCGATGAAACAATGCCGTTGACCCTGCCCGCCGGTGTTGGACCTGCAATTGATGATGCTTGGGAACGCACTCTCGAAGCGATGGAACGCGTCCACGCAGCCGAAGAGCGTGTTGGGAGTGACCTGACCCCCAGCGTAGATGCGGGCCTTGTTGGAGCAACACTCGCCTGGGCACACGGCTCAAGTCTGTCGACGGCGCTTGCCTCATCCGATATTCAAGGGGGCGACTTCGTCCGGTGGATCCGTCAGGTCATGGATGCTCTTGATCAGCTGCGACACATTGACCGTCCCGCGCTCACTGATACTGCGCGTCAAGCTCGTCAGCTTCTCATTCACGGAGTGGTCTCGTGGTCGCATCTGTAAAGAAATCCTCCTCTGAGCGCTTAGCCGCAGCGAAATCGGGGGCAAAGCCGCGAAACGAGGACGAGGCTGCACGCGGATACCTCCTCGTTGATCTGCTCTGTGGAATCTTAGGTGGGGTGGCGCTGTGGACAACTTTCCCTGACCTGTCGTGGTGGTGGATGTCTGTTCCGGCGATGGCGCTGCTCGCTGTTCGGGTATCGGCTGCATCAACGGGGCGTGCGATGCTCATCGCCGGTGTTTTTGCCCTGGCGTTCTGGCTTCCCCTGATCTCATGGATCCAGCTTCCTGTTGACTCAGTGGGCCCGTGGTTGGTGCTCTCAGTGTTCGAGGCTCTGTTTATCATCGCGTGGGCGTGGATCGTCAAAGTTTCAGCCACTGTGTGGCAGTGGGCCCGCACTCCACTTGGTGAGGCCCTGATCTATACGCTCGTCTGGGTTGGCACGGAGCAGTTGCGCTCACGTTTCCCCTGGACAGGTTTTCCCTGGGGAAACATTGCCATGCCTCAGGTTGATTCTCCGCTGGGGAACCTTGCACCATACGGAGGAGAATCCCTTGTGTCCGGTGCAATCATGTTCGTTGCCGTCATGCTGGCCCGGGCGTTTTCCCTGCATCGTTGTCACGACGTCACCTCATGGTGGGGTCGTCCTGCCATGCTCGCCACAGCTGCGGCAGTGTTTATTCTCCCCTTGGCTATCCCGCTTCCGGCCGATCAGGAGGCCGGTTCTCTCAGGCTCGCGGCAATTCAAGGGGGAGTGGATTACCCCGGCATCACATCATTCGGCGTCGAGGGGCAGGTCAGTGAGAACCATCTGAGGGAGACGACACAGCTTGCCAAGTCCCCTGCACCTCAGGGCGCGCCGGGACAGTCTCAGTCTCCACGTTCGTCCTCATCTGCCTCCGATTTCTCAGCTGATCTCATCCTGTGGGGAGAGACCGCGGCCGATCGTGATCCTCGGGTGTCGGCCATCGTCCGACAAAACGTTGACGAGGCCTCGCATTCCGTTGGAGTGCCGATTCTCCTGGGATTCCAGAACTTCGTTAACGAGGGGCGTTTCAATTGGCTCGGCGTATGGTATCCAGACAGCGGATTGGATGAGGCTTCACTTTATGCCAAGCAAAAGCCGGTGCCTTTCGGCGAGTTCATTCCTTTCCGCTCCTTCGTGTCACGCTTGGCTTCGCAGGCCGCGCAGGTCGAGGTTGACATGCTGCCAGGGAAGTCACCCGGCTACCTCGTTGCCAAGCTGAACGACGGTCGCGAGGTTCCTCTTGCCGTCGGCATTTGCTTTGAGTCGGCCTATGAATCAGCCATTGGCGAGGGCGTGGCGCTGGGAGGTCAACTGATTGTTGTCCCGTCAAATAATGTTGATTTTCGTTCAACAGCGCAGACGGCTCAGCAGGCCCAGCAGGTGAGGTTCCGAGCGATTGAATTTGGTCGCTCCGCCGTGCAGATCTCAACGACCGGGCGTTCGCTCATTGCTCGCCCCAACGGATCGGTGATTACTGCATCTGAACCGGAATCCTCTGCGACGCTCTTGGCACAGGTTGCCTTGAGGTCAACAAAAACTCCGGCGACAACGCTGGCTCCGATTCTTGCGACGGGCACCATTGTGGCAACTGGGGTCCTTGCCCTGGTATCGCTCGGGGGTCTCATCGCTGCGAGATGGACTTCCCGCCGGCGGTAGTTTTTAGCCTTTGCGGTAGTGTCCTTCGGGGCGCAGTCGGCCTTCACGATACATTGTCAGCTGTTCTTGAAGAACGATATCAAGTTCTTCAAGAGATCGACGTTCGCGCAGCATGTCCCAGTGGGTGCGCACAGGCTTGATGGGCTTCTGGTCTTCGTCCTCTTCGGTTTCTCCGATGAGTTCGGCGGCTCCACCGCAACGGCATTCCCAGGTGGCCGGGACTGTTGCCTCTGTGGACAGCGTGACAACGAATTCGTGACCGTTCGAGCACAGGTAACGCACTGTGAATCGATCAGCGAAGACGACGCCTTCCTCGGATTCCATCGACTTAGCACCGATCTGCATTCCGCGAAGCGCGCGATCCGCCATAGTTGCCTCCTGAGGCTAAGAAAGTGAACGCGACATATTGTACCGAAGTTTACGAAGCCTATCCGAGTGACGTCACGCCTATCTGAGCGACTCTACCCCTCACCCCGGATCCGATAATGTACATTATGTCAGATTAGAGAGATTCACCAGATACCCACCATTAGCCCCTCCCACTCACGTCACTCACGCGAATAACTCGTGCCCGTCTTCGCCCTCGTCCCTTCGTAGATGTATCCGGAATCACCCGGATAATCCCCCGAATGAGGCAACAGTCGCACTCACGTTGCGCCTCGACACCGTACGATTCACTACGGATACATACTTCGGATCTACTCATTCACCGACGCAACACGACATGTGAGGAGCTGCTCATCGTGCGCATTTCCGCCTCCGACGATGACACCACTGCATCCCACATGCAGGATTCATTGCAGCGCCCCCCGATGACGCCATCACTCAGGTCACCTCGTCTACGTCTTGCCTCGATCCTGCGTCGCCATCGCTCATTCTTCCTCGAACTTGCCTTTGTCTGCTCCTGCGTTGCAATTTATTCAGTAATCTGCGGATTGGCTCCAGTCAATCCGCACGTTGCCTTTGCCAATGGACAAGACATCCTCACACTCGAACGAATCCTGAGAATTTCCTGGGAACCTGCGCTCAATGAGTGGCTGACGAAGCAACCGCTGCTCACGGACATTTTCTCGACGTACTACGCGGTGTCCTTCTTCCTCGTCACAGCGGCAACTCTCATCATCGTGTGGGTTCGGCGCCCAGACCGCTACATCTACGTCAGGAATTCCCTCCTCGTGATGACGGCGGGAGCTGCCGTTACCTATTGGCTTTACCCCGTTGCTCCCCCTCGCCTGCTTGATGGAGCAAATTTCGTTGACTCGGTTGCCGAATCATCCGGATTTGGATCGACCTATTCACAGATGTTCTCCGTATTCGCCAATCCGTACGGCGCTATGCCGTCAATGCACACGGGATGGGCCCTCTGGGCTGTCTTCGCCCTCGGAACATTCGTCTACCGACGCTGGTGGCAGCGTCTTCTCCTTGCACTTCACCCCGTGGCAACGGTCATGATCATT from Schaalia sp. ZJ405 includes the following:
- a CDS encoding RNA polymerase-binding protein RbpA; this translates as MADRALRGMQIGAKSMESEEGVVFADRFTVRYLCSNGHEFVVTLSTEATVPATWECRCGGAAELIGETEEDEDQKPIKPVRTHWDMLRERRSLEELDIVLQEQLTMYREGRLRPEGHYRKG
- the lnt gene encoding apolipoprotein N-acyltransferase, whose translation is MVASVKKSSSERLAAAKSGAKPRNEDEAARGYLLVDLLCGILGGVALWTTFPDLSWWWMSVPAMALLAVRVSAASTGRAMLIAGVFALAFWLPLISWIQLPVDSVGPWLVLSVFEALFIIAWAWIVKVSATVWQWARTPLGEALIYTLVWVGTEQLRSRFPWTGFPWGNIAMPQVDSPLGNLAPYGGESLVSGAIMFVAVMLARAFSLHRCHDVTSWWGRPAMLATAAAVFILPLAIPLPADQEAGSLRLAAIQGGVDYPGITSFGVEGQVSENHLRETTQLAKSPAPQGAPGQSQSPRSSSSASDFSADLILWGETAADRDPRVSAIVRQNVDEASHSVGVPILLGFQNFVNEGRFNWLGVWYPDSGLDEASLYAKQKPVPFGEFIPFRSFVSRLASQAAQVEVDMLPGKSPGYLVAKLNDGREVPLAVGICFESAYESAIGEGVALGGQLIVVPSNNVDFRSTAQTAQQAQQVRFRAIEFGRSAVQISTTGRSLIARPNGSVITASEPESSATLLAQVALRSTKTPATTLAPILATGTIVATGVLALVSLGGLIAARWTSRRR
- a CDS encoding phosphatase PAP2 family protein — translated: MRISASDDDTTASHMQDSLQRPPMTPSLRSPRLRLASILRRHRSFFLELAFVCSCVAIYSVICGLAPVNPHVAFANGQDILTLERILRISWEPALNEWLTKQPLLTDIFSTYYAVSFFLVTAATLIIVWVRRPDRYIYVRNSLLVMTAGAAVTYWLYPVAPPRLLDGANFVDSVAESSGFGSTYSQMFSVFANPYGAMPSMHTGWALWAVFALGTFVYRRWWQRLLLALHPVATVMIILMTGNHYLLDAVAAVGYFAAGAVLATALASSRIPVLSNKPQSLGTVHPQKASTAIR